In Kazachstania africana CBS 2517 chromosome 4, complete genome, the following are encoded in one genomic region:
- the RPF1 gene encoding rRNA-binding ribosome biosynthesis protein RPF1 (similar to Saccharomyces cerevisiae RPF1 (YHR088W); ancestral locus Anc_5.385), with product MAGDEIRVKNKMKRQALFAEVKDQKNKERHTMRRTRAKEERENPELKEKRLKENVTQTIDSMRVYDETIKEAIEGDEDDLMKFFNNRNSNQPPKIFLTTNVNAKKAAYEFANVLIEVLPNVTFVKRKFGYKLKEIADMCIKRDFTDMVIINEDKKKVTGLTFMHLPEGPSFYFKLSSYVEVKKIVGHGRPTSHIPELILNNFQTRLGKTVGRLFQSIFPQNPEFEGRQVITLHNQRDYIFFRRHRYVFRNEEKVGLQELGPQFTLKLKRLQRGLKEETEWEHRPEMDKEKKKFHL from the coding sequence ATGGCTGGTGATGAGATTAGAGTTAAAAACAAGATGAAGAGGCAAGCTCTCTTCGCCGAAGTCAAGGATCAAAAGAATAAAGAACGTCATACGATGAGAAGAACTAGAgctaaagaagaaagagaaaacccagaattaaaagaaaagagattGAAAGAGAATGTGACGCAGACTATTGATTCCATGAGAGTTTATGACGAGACGATAAAGGAAGCGATTGAAggtgatgaagatgatttgatgaaatttttcaataataggAATAGTAATCAACCTCCAAAGATTTTTTTAACAACAAATGTGAATGCCAAGAAGGCAGCATACGAATTTGCTAACGTACTTATTGAAGTCTTACCAAATGTCACTTTTgtgaagagaaaattcGGCtataaattaaaagaaattgcCGATATGTGTATTAAGAGAGACTTCACCGATATGGTTATTATAAATGAAGATAAGAAGAAGGTCACTGGGTTGACGTTCATGCATTTACCAGAAGGTCCAAGTTTCTATTTCAAACTGAGTTCCTATGTTGAAGTTAAAAAAATCGTGGGTCACGGTAGGCCCACGAGTCACATACCTGAACTGATCCTTAACAATTTCCAAACAAGATTGGGTAAAACTGTCGGCAGGTTATTCCAATCGATATTCCCTCAAAATCCTGAATTTGAAGGTAGACAAGTCATAACATTGCATAACCAAAGAGACTACATTTTCTTTAGAAGACATCGTTACGTTTTCAGAAATGAAGAGAAAGTGGGTTTACAAGAATTGGGTCCCCAGTTCACGTTGAAGTTGAAGAGATTACAAAGAGGTCTCAAAGAAGAAACCGAATGGGAACACAGGCCTGAAATGGAcaaggaaaagaagaaatttcacCTTTAG
- the RTC3 gene encoding Rtc3p (similar to Saccharomyces cerevisiae YHR087W; ancestral locus Anc_5.384), giving the protein MSSAVKYFYKGNDTDLIVFAKSQNEVESYLKEPRPDKLNDVVEVFEVYTTTNGKGAKGELGTASKAQIENEFGKKMRTEDVIDVILKEGQCNGEMNIPRVQRSMQVYPL; this is encoded by the coding sequence ATGTCAAGCGCAGTCAAGTATTTTTATAAGGGTAACGACACTGATCTAATAGTGTTTGCCAAGTCGCAGAATGAAGTGGAGTCGTATTTGAAAGAACCAAGGCCagataaattgaatgatgtGGTGGAAGTGTTCGAAGTGTATACGACCACGAATGGTAAAGGTGCCAAGGGTGAACTGGGCACTGCATCAAAAGCACAGATTGAGAACGAATTTGGTAAGAAAATGAGGACTGAAGATGTGATTGATGTCATTTTAAAAGAGGGTCAATGTAATGGTGAAATGAACATACCTAGGGTTCAAAGATCCATGCAAGTGTACCCCTTATAG
- the NAM8 gene encoding Nam8p (similar to Saccharomyces cerevisiae NAM8 (YHR086W); ancestral locus Anc_5.382), whose protein sequence is MSFNQTQHYNVRQNSNTVANTNSNNNPVPKGNVLYMGDLDLSWDERVVSQIWASLGEPNVSVKMMNRYCFITFLDSLTASNALLKNGMLIPGYGGKRLKLNWAQASSNASNGYSIFVGDLSPNVTEAQLFDLFINKYASTDHAKIVYDQATGVSRGYGFVRFNSLMDQQHALLEMQGIFLNGRAIKIGMTGNKQGQLQGQQHQGQQQQDFKVPIQSNTPMNQSQFMYPVQQQPTLNHFTDPNNTTVFVGGLSSLVTEDELREYFKPFGTIVYVKIPVGKGCGFVQYIDRVSAENAISKMQGFPIANSRIRLSWGRSAKQTALLQQQLYQQQRQPQLVQQNYSYVPPPMNAKPSNNHNNYYLPGFQTADASSYSNDGDNNDQENINVNATTNAFQRLERGSNASMFT, encoded by the coding sequence ATGTCGTTCAATCAAACTCAGCACTATAACGTTCGTCAGAACAGTAATACTGTTGCAAATACTAATAGCAATAATAATCCAGTTCCTAAAGGCAATGTATTGTACATGGGTGATCTAGATCTTAGCTGGGATGAACGTGTAGTGAGCCAGATCTGGGCGTCTTTAGGTGAGCCAAATGTCAGTGtcaaaatgatgaataGGTACTGTTTCATAACGTTTCTTGATTCTTTAACTGCAAGTAATGcactattgaaaaatggtatGCTCATACCCGGTTACGGAGGCAAGAGATTGAAACTGAATTGGGCTCAAGCAAGTAGTAATGCATCCAATGGTTATTCGATATTTGTGGGTGATTTATCACCGAATGTGACGGAAGCGCAGctatttgatttgtttatcaataaatacGCATCTACGGACCATGCGAAGATTGTTTATGACCAAGCTACCGGTGTATCAAGAGGCTATGGATTTGTGAGATTTAATAGCCTCATGGATCAACAGCATGCACTTTTAGAAATGCAAggtatatttttgaatggGAGAGCAATCAAAATTGGTATGACAGGTAACAAACAAGGGCAATTACAAGGACAGCAGCACCAAGGGCAACAGCAGCAAGATTTCAAAGTGCCGATACAAAGTAACACACCAATGAACCAGTCACAATTTATGTATCCAGTACAGCAACAGCCTACTTTAAATCACTTTACAGATCCAAATAATACCACTGTCTTCGTTGGAGGACTGTCATCGTTAGTCACCGAGGATGAATTGAGGGAATATTTTAAACCATTCGGTACCATTGTGTATGTGAAGATCCCCGTGGGTAAAGGATGTGGTTTTGTTCAGTACATTGACAGGGTATCAGCAGAAAATGCGATTTCCAAGATGCAAGGGTTCCCCATTGCGAACTCGAGGATCAGACTATCGTGGGGCAGATCTGCCAAACAAACGGCACTGCTACAACAACAATTATATCAGCAACAACGCCAACCTCAATTGGTTCAACAAAACTATAGTTATGTTCCTCCTCCAATGAATGCGAAACCCTCTAATAACCATAACAACTATTATTTACCGGGATTCCAAACTGCAGATGCAAGTTCATATAGTAATGATGGCGATAATAAtgatcaagaaaatataaatgtCAATGCTACGACAAACGCGTTTCAAAGATTAGAGAGGGGCAGCAACGCATCAATGTTTACTTGA
- the GAR1 gene encoding H/ACA snoRNP pseudouridylase subunit GAR1 (similar to Saccharomyces cerevisiae GAR1 (YHR089C); ancestral locus Anc_5.388): MSFRGGNRGGRGGSRGGFAGRGGSRGGFGGRPIQQGPPDTVLEMGAFIHPCEGDIVCRSINTKVPYFNAPIYLENKTQVGKVDEILGPLNEVFFTIKCSEGVQATSFKEGDKFYISPDKLLPIERFIPKPKVAGPPKPKPKKKRSSAPGGFGGRGGRGGSRGGFGGRGGSRGGFGGRGGSRGGFGGRGGSRGGFGGRGGSRGGSRGGFRR; the protein is encoded by the coding sequence ATGAGTTTTAGAGGTGGTAACAGAGGTGGCCGCGGTGGTTCCAGAGGCGGCTTTGCTGGCCGTGGTGGTTCCAGAGGTGGCTTTGGTGGTAGACCAATTCAACAAGGTCCACCAGATACTGTTTTAGAAATGGGTGCTTTCATTCATCCATGTGAAGGTGACATTGTTTGTCGTTCCATTAACACAAAGGTTCCTTATTTCAACGCTCCAATATATCTAGAGAACAAAACTCAGGTGGGCAAAGTAGATGAAATTCTAGGTCCATTAAACGAAGTTTTCTTCACTATTAAATGTTCAGAAGGTGTTCAAGCTACTAGTTTCAAAGAAGGTGACAAGTTCTACATTTCTCCAGACAAGCTATTGCCTATCGAAAGATTCATTCCAAAGCCAAAGGTTGCTGGTCCACCAAAGCCAAAACctaagaagaagagaagtTCTGCTCCAGGTGGATTCGGTGGTCGTGGTGGTCGTGGTGGCTCCAGAGGTGGTTTCGGTGGCCGCGGTGGTTCCAGAGGTGGCTTCGGTGGCCGTGGTGGCTCTAGAGGTGGTTTCGGTGGCCGCGGTGGTTCCAGAGGTGGTTTCGGTGGCCGTGGTGGTTCCAGAGGTGGTTCCAGAGGCGGTTTCAGAAGATAG
- the MSN5 gene encoding karyopherin MSN5 (similar to Saccharomyces cerevisiae MSN5 (YDR335W); ancestral locus Anc_5.386), with amino-acid sequence MDSSGASQIISALEVIYSPKSSNGERYKSQEFLDNLKLQDESPYWGYEIALNNLNNYIVKHFGLGLLSNALKLKWNDYDFEKRVALRKWIMELNYRVQDQDPRYIMEKLAFLWVEVAKRSWGEALKGNDPSEQLLLESWVDMDANLNELWNISKASRELTLIIFRILFEDVFLLDDMIVLKRMTIIQPLCVMLVCPFDIFASKYKFTEKWTLFKANQDGWFSLWISELNSALSEKNSEYIVRLLETLKTCLNWPLSDVIINSDIILTLLQCCLSNIPMAQSMALDSIHIILTRPYSNEDHYQIIINKVFGNMDSLAKVYDDLQFNPRDGVDDFKYPVVKKFVDMISCLYVCIFKVDNDNHEVEKYLKLVLKATFNPSLIVSGLTLDLWCACLRNDEFLPLLHDFIIPELLQFSADTLLYYEEIPDHISKTFADIDFQSKSEFQSFCSSYRKKIRDIIRLISCVKLEYTYDWLNSRLNNYFSSSYGQQVLNSTFLNVKSEPYLSALSQFMIIECFINGCIRWKIWYTGPDDYQDKLDDILKKLEILSNQLIALNIKDPLLLKKEIQNFALFLTMLKDNVLFTLLERIITTATMDYPTVDLEERSDQSEAVRELRYACGIELNRMALLMPESLKAIYPDLESVVARIMPNLSYHEKISFKSFLLTIVLKSTLEGKEEKFAEIVDPELIAWSDKTTVVGLSDLPWFMERVGIVQIAEYFQKRGINENSDLLSIPIDDEGKRLKNDLTKHWQALFPVRATRMFVHYSMQSVKTDEELKMLQDMWRPRIVPILPYILRLLYQLQSYPDPDNWKELPSVVQSFVKYSTVERFWEAGASNKSKDEFIDEHMKAMQTPRDFADSVGHIIRYTREYTLLVLNAISSLGSVFFEIDELPNLLIDSIALRKPDSNIISPGVSTHGWKHILNVAIRPILKNCPEECAAKFMSNFLPKLFEILDTILCDKWSRIMLEHDVNPISIDNEEITEEILEENLLRQLTTVVVLILIDCVGQGGSTKSKFNSHQIMMRKIIFDDVNVLAPFLKLLTHIISFKDSKCSFNAILIMKSSLSDVVNKNDDVDEFFTKEVMKTLLHVLSSQNSNKDSFYEGMYVFTVLFLTLYRQYKSAREYFYELSHGYNIEQLYESLRAVDNYKTQKTLMLEFFDWMKQVDGHVTDNDDSHAAQERKRQEKREANLRKANEKLVQKNKEAGDLLDDPSTENAAFGNLFGSTVE; translated from the coding sequence atggattcTAGTGGTGCATCACAGATTATATCAGCACTGGAAGTAATTTATTCGCCGAAATCAAGTAATGGAGAACGTTATAAAAGTCAAGAATTCCtagataatttgaaattacaGGATGAATCCCCCTATTGGGGATACGAAATTGCCCTAAACAATCTAAATAATTATATTGTCAAGCATTTTGGTCTCGGTTTGTTGTCAAAtgcattgaaattgaaatggAATGACTACGATTTCGAAAAAAGAGTTGCCCTGAGGAAATGGATCATGGAATTGAATTATAGAGTTCAAGATCAAGATCCAAGGTACATTATGGAAAAATTGGCCTTTCTTTGGGTGGAAGTCGCCAAGAGATCATGGGGTGAAGCCTTGAAGGGGAACGACCCTTCTGAACAATTATTGTTGGAATCATGGGTCGATATGGATGctaatttgaatgaactTTGGAATATTAGTAAAGCTTCAAGAGAATTGACCCTAATCATCTTTCGAATCCTATTCGAAGATGTCTTTCTACTAGACGATATGATCGtattgaaaaggatgaCTATCATTCAACCGCTTTGTGTCATGTTAGTTTGTCCATTCGATATATTCgcatcaaaatataaatttacGGAAAAATGGACCCTTTTCAAAGCAAATCAAGATGGTTGGTTCTCATTATGGATTTCAGAGTTGAATAGTGCATtaagtgaaaaaaattctgaATATATAGTCAGATTGCTGGAAACTCTGAAAACATGCTTAAATTGGCCACTGAGTGATGTTATCATCAATAGTGACATTATCTTGACTCTATTGCAATGTTGCCTAAGTAATATTCCAATGGCTCAGTCTATGGCATTAGATTCTATCCATATCATTTTAACTCGTCCGTATAGTAATGAGgatcattatcaaattataATTAATAAAGTATTCGGTAATATGGATAGTCTTGCTAAAGTTTACGATGACTTACAATTTAATCCGAGAGATGGTGtagatgatttcaaataccCTGTGgtgaaaaaatttgttgataTGATAAGTTGTCTTTACGTTTGTATCTTCAAAGTTGATAATGACAATCATGAAgtagaaaaatatttaaaactTGTCTTAAAGGCAACATTTAATCCAAGTTTGATTGTAAGTGGATTAACCTTAGATTTATGGTGTGCCTGTCTCagaaatgatgaatttttacCACTGTTACATGATTTCATAATACCGGAATTGTTACAATTTTCTGCTGATACTTTACTTTATTATGAAGAGATTCCGGATCATATATCAAAGACTTTTGCTGATATTGATTTCCAATCAAAATCTGAATTTCAATCATTTTGTTCAAGttatagaaaaaagattaGAGATATTATTAGATTGATTTCATGTGTAAAACTGGAATATACTTACGATTGGTTAAACTCAAGATTGAATAACTATTTCAGTTCTTCATACGGGCAACAGGTTTTAAACTCAACCTTCTTGAATGTCAAATCTGAACCTTACTTAAGTGCTTTATCTCAATTTATGATCATTGAATGTTTTATTAATGGTTGTATACGATGGAAAATTTGGTATACTGGTCCCGATGATTATCAGGATAAATTAGATGacattttaaaaaaattagaaatcCTTTCAAATCAACTAATAGCATTAAACATCAAAGATCCTCTATTgttaaagaaagaaattcaaaactttGCTTTATTCTTAACCATGTTAAAGGATAATGTATTATTCACTCTTCTGGAAAGGATCATAACTACAGCAACAATGGACTATCCAACTGTTGATTTAGAAGAACGTTCAGACCAATCAGAAGCTGTGAGGGAATTGAGGTATGCATGCGGTATAGAATTGAATAGAATGGCATTATTAATGCCTGAATCATTGAAGGCAATTTATCCAGATCTTGAGAGTGTAGTCGCAAGAATAATGCCAAATTTATCGTATCATGAAAAGatatcatttaaatcatttttattaacaATTGTTTTGAAATCCACTTTAGAgggaaaagaagaaaaatttgcaGAGATTGTCGATCCAGAGTTAATTGCATGGTCCGATAAAACTACGGTTGTTGGTTTATCGGATTTGCCCTGGTTTATGGAAAGAGTTGGTATAGTTCAAATAGCAGAATATTTCCAGAAAAGAGgtatcaatgaaaatagtgaTCTACTTTCTATtccaattgatgatgaaggcaaaagattgaaaaatgatttaacCAAGCATTGGCAAGCATTATTTCCTGTACGTGCAACCAGAATGTTCGTTCATTATTCAATGCAAAGTGTGAAGACTGATGAAGAGCTAAAAATGTTACAAGATATGTGGCGTCCTAGAATTGTACCCATCCTACCATACATTTTAAGATTACTTTATCAATTGCAATCATATCCAGATCCGGATAATTGGAAAGAATTACCTTCAGTAGTTCAATCTTTTGTTAAATACTCTACGgttgaaagattttggGAAGCTGGTGCTTCCAATAAATCCAAGgatgaatttattgatgaacATATGAAAGCTATGCAAACTCCAAGAGATTTTGCAGATTCAGTGGGGCACATTATTAGATATACTAGGGAATATACTCTATTGGTCCTAAACGCTATTTCCTCCCTAGGAAgtgttttttttgaaattgatgaactTCCAAACTTattaattgattcaattGCCTTACGTAAGCCAGACAGCAATATTATAAGTCCCGGTGTCTCTACACACGGTTGGAAGCATATACTAAATGTTGCCATTCGtccaatattgaaaaactgTCCAGAAGAATGTGCAGCTAAATTTATGTCAAATTTCCTGCCgaaactttttgaaattttagatACAATATTGTGTGATAAATGGTCAAGAATTATGTTAGAGCATGATGTAAATCCTATTTCGATTGACAATGAGGAAATAACAGAAGAAATATTGGAAGAGAATCTACTGAGACAGTTGACCACCGTCGTAGTATTGATTCTTATTGATTGTGTTGGACAAGGTGGTAGCAcgaaatcaaaatttaattcaCATCAAATTATGATGAGAAAGATAATATTCGATGATGTGAACGTTTTAGCCccatttttaaaattgctAACTCACATTATATCATTTAAAGATAGCAAATGTTCATTCAATGCTATcttaataatgaaatcatcattGAGTGATgttgtaaataaaaatgatgatgttgATGAGTTTTTCACTAAAGAAGTAATGAAAACTTTATTGCACGTACTTTCGAgtcaaaattcaaacaaaGATTCCTTTTATGAAGGTATGTACGTGTTCACAGTATTATTTTTGACTCTTTACAGACAGTACAAATCAGCAAGAGAATACTTCTATGAATTATCACATGGATATAATATAGAGCAACTATATGAAAGTTTGAGAGCTGTTGATAATTATAAAACTCAAAAGACCTTAATgcttgaattttttgattggATGAAACAGGTCGATGGCCATGTAActgataatgatgacaGTCATGCAGCACAAGAAAGGAAGAGGCAAGAAAAGAGAGAGGCAAATTTGAGGAAagcaaatgaaaaattggtacaaaaaaataaagaagcAGGCGATTTATTAGATGATCCTAGTACTGAAAATGCTGCATTTGGTAATCTCTTTGGATCGACTGTTGAatga
- the YNG2 gene encoding histone acetyltransferase YNG2 (similar to Saccharomyces cerevisiae YNG2 (YHR090C); ancestral locus Anc_5.391): protein MDPSLALEQTLQDISNLEAEFHHAYEEIGANDGDIQEHQKKYMQKDSQIQKFIKQNGAIAEHPNESELNRDMQSELKEMLSLQKEKCKLANTALFMVAKHLSKLERNLTILEEDGVLAPMEEDEDQDIRTELSRESSVLSTTSERKRRASPSVSSSVPPLLKKKRQLKAPSLLKQSTSARQDQKSALSSPDKSNAEVDSFSGDLFSGGNENEEEEEEDKKLYCFCQSVSYGEMVACDGPHCKYEWFHYACVNLKEPPKGTWYCPDCKQEMAKNKLKRKKV from the coding sequence ATGGATCCTAGTTTAGCGTTAGAGCAGACACTCCAGGATATCTCAAATTTAGAAGCAGAGTTTCATCATGCTTATGAAGAAATAGGTGCAAACGATGGTGATATTCAGGAACATCAAAAGAAGTATATGCAAAAGGACTCGCAAATACAGAAGTTTATAAAGCAAAATGGCGCAATAGCAGAACACCCTAACGAGAGCGAGCTAAATAGGGATATGCAGAGTGAACTGAAAGAGATGTTGTCATtacagaaagaaaaatgcaAGCTAGCCAATACAGCATTGTTTATGGTGGCAAAACACCTCTCAAAACTGGAGAGAAATCTTACAATACTGGAGGAAGATGGTGTCTTAGCTCcaatggaagaagatgaagatcAAGATATCAGAACAGAGTTATCAAGAGAGAGCTCAGTATTGAGTACAACATCtgagagaaaaagaaggGCATCCCCATCAGTTTCATCATCTGTACCACCGCtgttaaagaaaaaaaggCAACTCAAGGCTCCGTCTCTTTTAAAACAAAGCACCTCAGCTAGACAAGATCAAAAGTCTGCGTTATCCAGTCCTGATAAAAGCAATGCTGAAGTTGACAGTTTTAGTGgagatttattttctggaggtaatgaaaatgaggaagaagaagaagaagataaaaaacTCTACTGTTTCTGCCAAAGTGTATCATATGGCGAAATGGTTGCATGTGATGGTCCGCATTGCAAATACGAATGGTTCCACTATGCATGCGTCAATCTAAAAGAGCCCCCAAAGGGAACTTGGTACTGTCCAGACTGTAAACAGGAAATGGCCAAGAACAAacttaaaagaaaaaaggtCTAA